The following coding sequences lie in one Bacteroides helcogenes P 36-108 genomic window:
- a CDS encoding glycoside hydrolase family 2 protein, which yields MRRIFLLSSFLTLFVIGSSAQWKPVGDKIKTEWASRIDVINVLPEYPRPIMERSDWKNLNGLWNYAIIDKGKRIPPRFDGEILVPFAVESSLSGVGKRVNENQELVYQRTFEVPSAWKGKQVLLHFGAVDWKTDVWVNGVKVGSHTGGFTPFSFDITEALSVKGTNNLVVKVWDPTDKGPQPRGKQISKPHGIWYTPVSGIWQTVWLEPVAGKHIEHLRITPDIDNNLLIVKAELSTDALSGLVEVGVYDGDHLVAIGKSVNAEAVEIAMPEDSKLWSPESPFLYTLKVVLKNDGKVVDKVDSYAAMRKYSTRRDTDGIVRLELNNKPLFQFGPLDQGWWPDGLYTAPTDEALLYDVQKTKEFGFNMIRKHIKVEPARWYMHCDRLGIIVWQDMPSGDHSPEWQSRKYFDGIEMKRSAESEAYYRKEWKEIMDCLYSYPCIGTWVPFNEAWGQFKTSEIAEWTKQHDPTRLVNPASGGNHYTCGDMLDLHNYPEPEMYLYDAQRVTVLGEYGGIGLVLKEHLWEPNRNWGYIQFNSSKEATDEYVKYADMLYKLIDKGLSAAVYTQTTDVEVEVNGLMTYDRKVIKLDKQRVKDVNTRICNALK from the coding sequence ATGAGACGAATTTTCCTCTTATCGTCATTCTTGACGTTGTTTGTAATCGGTAGCTCGGCACAATGGAAGCCGGTAGGTGATAAAATCAAAACAGAATGGGCATCCCGGATAGACGTGATCAATGTACTTCCCGAGTACCCCCGGCCTATCATGGAACGGAGTGATTGGAAGAACTTGAACGGATTATGGAACTATGCTATTATCGATAAAGGAAAACGCATTCCGCCCCGGTTTGATGGGGAGATTTTAGTTCCTTTTGCTGTGGAGTCCTCTTTGTCGGGAGTAGGAAAGCGTGTGAACGAAAACCAGGAACTGGTTTATCAACGGACTTTTGAGGTTCCTTCAGCCTGGAAAGGGAAACAGGTCTTGTTGCATTTCGGGGCTGTGGACTGGAAAACCGACGTTTGGGTGAATGGAGTCAAAGTGGGTAGCCATACTGGCGGGTTCACTCCGTTTTCTTTTGACATAACGGAGGCCTTATCGGTTAAAGGAACTAATAATCTGGTTGTAAAAGTCTGGGATCCTACAGATAAAGGACCTCAGCCGCGAGGCAAGCAAATCAGCAAACCACATGGCATCTGGTATACGCCTGTAAGTGGTATCTGGCAAACAGTATGGCTGGAACCTGTGGCGGGCAAGCATATCGAACATCTGCGCATTACACCCGATATTGACAATAACCTGTTGATTGTGAAGGCTGAGCTTAGTACGGACGCGCTTTCTGGTCTTGTCGAGGTAGGTGTTTATGACGGTGACCACTTGGTGGCTATCGGAAAAAGTGTGAATGCAGAAGCTGTGGAAATAGCCATGCCGGAAGACTCTAAACTATGGAGTCCTGAATCCCCTTTCCTTTATACGCTGAAAGTAGTTTTGAAAAATGACGGTAAGGTGGTGGACAAAGTGGATAGTTACGCGGCTATGCGTAAGTATTCTACTCGCCGTGACACAGATGGAATTGTACGTTTGGAACTGAATAATAAGCCGTTGTTTCAGTTCGGTCCGCTGGATCAGGGATGGTGGCCTGACGGACTGTACACTGCCCCTACGGATGAGGCTTTACTGTATGATGTGCAAAAGACGAAAGAGTTCGGTTTTAATATGATTCGCAAGCATATAAAGGTAGAGCCGGCACGTTGGTATATGCATTGCGACAGACTTGGAATCATTGTATGGCAAGACATGCCGAGTGGCGACCATAGCCCCGAATGGCAGAGCCGCAAATACTTTGACGGCATTGAGATGAAGCGTTCTGCCGAGTCTGAGGCTTATTACCGCAAGGAATGGAAAGAAATAATGGACTGTCTTTATTCTTATCCCTGCATTGGCACATGGGTTCCATTCAATGAGGCTTGGGGGCAGTTCAAGACCTCGGAGATAGCCGAATGGACCAAGCAGCATGATCCGACACGTCTGGTGAATCCAGCAAGTGGAGGCAATCACTATACTTGTGGTGACATGCTTGACCTTCATAACTATCCGGAGCCGGAAATGTACCTGTATGATGCCCAGCGTGTGACGGTCTTGGGCGAATATGGCGGCATCGGCCTTGTGCTGAAAGAACACCTTTGGGAGCCAAACCGCAATTGGGGATATATTCAGTTCAATTCGTCCAAAGAGGCGACGGATGAGTATGTGAAGTATGCCGATATGCTGTACAAGTTGATAGACAAGGGTTTATCGGCGGCTGTCTATACACAGACCACGGACGTGGAAGTGGAAGTGAACGGCTTGATGACCTACGACCGCAAAGTCATAAAATTGGATAAGCAGCGTGTTAAAGATGTGAATACGCGCATCTGTAATGCATTGAAATAG
- the mnmG gene encoding tRNA uridine-5-carboxymethylaminomethyl(34) synthesis enzyme MnmG: protein MDFKYDVIVIGAGHAGCEAAAAAANMGSKTCLITMDMNKIGQMSCNPAVGGIAKGQIVREIDALGGYMGLVTDRTAIQFRILNRSKGPAMWSPRAQCDRNKFIWAWREILENTPNLHIWQDTVREILVENGEVVGLVTFWGVTFHAKCIVLTAGTFLNGLMHVGRTMLPGGRMAEPASYELTESIAKHGITYGRMKTGTPVRIDGRSVHYELMDIQDGENDFHKFSFMNTGVRHLKQLPCWTCFTNEETHHILREGLPDSPLFNGQIQSIGPRYCPSIETKIVTFPDKPQHQLFLEPEGETTQELYLNGFSSSLPMDIQIAALKKIPAFKDLIIYRPGYAIEYDYFDPTQLKHTLETKKIKNLFFAGQVNGTTGYEEAAGQGIIAGINAHINCHGGEPFTLARDEAYIGVLIDDLVTKGVDEPYRMFTSRAEYRILLRMDDADMRLTEKAWKLGLVKEDRYELLRQKREAVSHIINFARDYSMKPTLINPILEQLGTTPLRQGCKLIDLINRPQITIDNMAVHVSALKRELDKVNDRKEEIIEAAEILIKYEGYIGRERIIADKLARLESIKIKGKFDYNSIQSLSTEARQKLTKIDPETIAQASRIPGISPSDVNVLLVLCGR from the coding sequence ATGGATTTTAAATATGACGTTATTGTAATCGGAGCCGGACACGCTGGATGTGAAGCTGCTGCCGCTGCCGCAAACATGGGTTCAAAGACTTGTCTCATCACAATGGATATGAACAAGATCGGGCAGATGAGTTGCAATCCCGCAGTAGGAGGCATCGCCAAAGGGCAAATAGTACGCGAAATAGATGCATTGGGGGGCTATATGGGACTGGTAACAGACCGGACTGCCATCCAGTTTCGCATATTGAACCGTTCCAAGGGTCCTGCCATGTGGAGCCCGCGTGCACAATGCGACCGCAATAAGTTTATCTGGGCTTGGCGAGAAATATTGGAAAACACGCCGAACCTGCATATCTGGCAAGATACCGTACGTGAAATTCTCGTTGAAAACGGAGAAGTTGTAGGGCTGGTCACCTTCTGGGGAGTTACCTTCCATGCTAAATGCATTGTGCTTACCGCAGGAACTTTCCTCAACGGGCTGATGCACGTAGGTCGCACCATGCTTCCCGGCGGACGCATGGCCGAACCCGCATCATATGAACTGACTGAATCCATTGCAAAGCACGGCATCACTTACGGACGTATGAAAACAGGCACGCCTGTACGGATTGACGGACGAAGTGTGCATTACGAGCTGATGGACATTCAGGACGGCGAAAATGACTTCCATAAATTCTCTTTCATGAATACCGGAGTCCGCCATCTGAAACAGCTTCCCTGCTGGACCTGCTTCACCAACGAAGAGACACATCACATCTTGCGGGAAGGATTGCCGGATTCTCCCCTTTTCAACGGACAAATTCAAAGCATAGGACCACGCTATTGCCCAAGCATAGAAACCAAAATCGTGACTTTCCCCGACAAGCCGCAACATCAACTATTTCTGGAACCGGAAGGTGAAACCACACAAGAACTTTATCTGAACGGCTTTTCCTCCTCACTTCCGATGGACATACAGATTGCAGCATTGAAAAAGATACCGGCATTCAAAGATCTGATCATCTACCGTCCCGGCTATGCCATAGAGTACGACTACTTTGACCCCACCCAGTTGAAACATACGCTGGAAACGAAGAAAATCAAAAATCTGTTCTTTGCCGGACAAGTAAACGGAACCACCGGCTACGAAGAAGCTGCCGGACAAGGTATCATTGCCGGCATCAATGCGCACATCAACTGTCATGGCGGAGAGCCGTTTACCCTGGCACGCGATGAAGCATATATCGGTGTTTTAATCGACGATTTGGTAACTAAAGGAGTGGATGAGCCTTATCGTATGTTTACTTCACGTGCCGAGTATCGCATCCTTCTCCGTATGGATGACGCAGATATGCGACTTACCGAAAAGGCATGGAAATTGGGACTTGTCAAGGAAGATCGCTATGAGTTACTAAGACAGAAGCGTGAGGCCGTCAGTCACATTATAAACTTTGCACGTGATTATTCGATGAAACCAACATTAATCAATCCGATACTGGAACAGCTTGGCACTACTCCCCTTCGGCAAGGATGCAAACTGATAGATTTGATAAACCGTCCACAAATTACAATTGATAATATGGCTGTACACGTCAGTGCCCTCAAGCGTGAATTGGATAAAGTAAACGACAGAAAAGAAGAAATCATCGAAGCTGCGGAGATTCTCATAAAGTACGAAGGATATATAGGACGCGAACGAATCATTGCGGACAAACTGGCAAGACTGGAAAGCATAAAGATAAAAGGAAAGTTTGACTATAATTCAATCCAATCTCTTTCTACAGAAGCCAGACAAAAGCTGACAAAGATAGATCCGGAAACAATAGCCCAAGCAAGCCGTATTCCGGGAATATCTCCGAGTGACGTCAACGTGTTATTGGTACTTTGCGGGCGATAA
- a CDS encoding adenine phosphoribosyltransferase, whose product MSKETLIKSIREIPDFPIPGILFYDVTTLFKDPAALQELSDTLYEMYKDKGITKVVGIESRGFIMGPILATRLGAGFIPIRKPGKLPAETIEESYDKEYGKDTVQMHKDAINENDVILLHDDLLATGGTMKAACKLVEQMSPKKVYVNFIIELKDLHGKDVFSKNVEVESVLSL is encoded by the coding sequence ATGAGCAAAGAAACACTCATCAAGAGCATTCGGGAAATCCCCGACTTTCCCATACCGGGAATCCTGTTTTACGATGTAACTACTTTATTTAAAGATCCGGCTGCATTGCAAGAACTGTCAGACACATTATACGAAATGTATAAGGACAAAGGCATAACCAAAGTAGTAGGCATAGAATCCAGAGGATTTATTATGGGCCCCATTCTTGCGACCAGATTAGGAGCCGGCTTTATTCCAATCCGCAAGCCGGGGAAACTGCCTGCCGAAACAATAGAAGAAAGCTACGATAAAGAATATGGCAAAGACACTGTGCAGATGCACAAAGATGCGATCAACGAAAATGACGTCATTTTATTGCACGATGACCTTTTGGCAACAGGAGGCACTATGAAAGCCGCCTGCAAGCTGGTGGAGCAGATGAGTCCCAAAAAGGTTTATGTCAACTTCATCATCGAGCTAAAAGATCTCCACGGAAAAGATGTATTCAGCAAAAACGTCGAAGTGGAATCCGTGTTGTCGCTATAA